Proteins encoded by one window of Prevotella nigrescens:
- the nudC gene encoding NAD(+) diphosphatase, giving the protein MKSYWFVFCKTDIVLEKTADGYTIPLSEHCPAPLKAWSQVLDIDLMPDGTDVKAVNIDMPLTDNPSFEMCGLRNSYYKLPQAFYLKAGKCHELLYWNQNTRFCGVCGAPMKLNSGISKRCTNCGKEVWPQVSPAVIVLVHRGDEVLLVRANNFKDNHYGLVAGFVETGETFEEAVHREVMEETGIRIDNLRYFGSQPWPYPSGVMVGYNADYAGGEIHLQWSELCKGSWFRKDNLPTLPEKLSIARMLIDNWLKNTNDNK; this is encoded by the coding sequence ATGAAGTCATATTGGTTTGTATTTTGCAAGACCGACATCGTATTGGAAAAGACCGCCGACGGTTATACTATCCCCTTATCAGAGCACTGTCCTGCCCCACTGAAAGCATGGTCGCAAGTATTGGATATAGACCTCATGCCCGACGGAACGGACGTTAAGGCGGTGAACATAGACATGCCGCTGACCGATAACCCCTCGTTCGAGATGTGCGGACTGCGCAACAGCTATTACAAACTGCCGCAAGCGTTTTATCTGAAAGCAGGAAAATGCCACGAACTGCTATACTGGAACCAGAACACACGCTTCTGCGGCGTTTGCGGAGCACCGATGAAGCTGAACAGCGGAATATCCAAACGCTGCACAAACTGCGGCAAAGAGGTGTGGCCACAGGTATCGCCAGCCGTCATTGTCTTGGTTCATCGTGGCGATGAAGTACTCTTGGTGCGTGCCAATAACTTTAAAGACAACCACTACGGCTTAGTTGCAGGCTTCGTGGAAACAGGCGAAACCTTCGAGGAAGCCGTGCACAGAGAGGTTATGGAAGAGACGGGAATACGAATAGACAATCTCCGTTACTTCGGTTCGCAGCCGTGGCCGTACCCCAGTGGCGTAATGGTGGGCTACAACGCCGACTACGCCGGAGGCGAAATACATTTGCAATGGAGCGAGCTTTGCAAGGGCAGCTGGTTCAGAAAAGACAATCTGCCCACCTTGCCCGAGAAGCTTTCAATAGCCCGAATGCTGATAGACAATTGGCTTAAGAACACGAACGACAACAAATAA
- a CDS encoding class I SAM-dependent methyltransferase, producing the protein METKQLSSIPETMLITLWAKATETEEGNGLLHDEIARQIISNIDYDFTKFKHGKLSQIGCCIRANLIDEEARNFLNKHPDAIVIQLGAGLDARYQRMGCPQVTQWFDLDLEEVINIRAHFMPETEKNSYLKMSMFDSQWIEKVKAYHKPVLIIIEGVLMYFKPEQVKSFFQMVCEQLGEATILFDMLAFFALKHSKQHETVKKINGNVQFLWSELNTKIMETWHDKLHVAHEYYMSDYDQGRIPLVLRLLYKLPFFYKRFNQRIVRVEVK; encoded by the coding sequence ATGGAAACAAAACAACTTTCGAGCATACCTGAAACGATGCTGATAACGCTTTGGGCAAAGGCAACCGAAACGGAAGAGGGCAACGGACTGCTCCACGACGAAATAGCAAGACAGATTATCAGCAACATCGACTACGATTTCACGAAGTTCAAACACGGCAAACTCTCGCAAATAGGTTGCTGCATTCGTGCCAATCTGATAGACGAAGAGGCGAGAAACTTCCTCAACAAACACCCCGACGCCATAGTTATACAGCTTGGTGCAGGTCTTGACGCACGCTACCAGCGTATGGGCTGCCCGCAAGTTACGCAGTGGTTCGACCTCGACCTTGAGGAAGTAATCAACATAAGAGCGCATTTTATGCCCGAAACCGAAAAGAACAGCTACTTGAAAATGTCGATGTTCGACAGCCAATGGATAGAAAAGGTGAAGGCTTACCACAAGCCTGTGCTGATAATAATAGAAGGTGTGCTGATGTATTTTAAGCCCGAACAGGTTAAAAGTTTCTTCCAAATGGTTTGCGAACAGTTGGGCGAGGCTACCATCTTGTTCGATATGCTTGCCTTCTTCGCACTTAAACACAGCAAGCAGCACGAAACCGTGAAGAAAATAAACGGCAACGTACAGTTCCTGTGGTCGGAACTGAACACGAAAATAATGGAAACGTGGCACGACAAGCTGCACGTTGCCCACGAATACTATATGAGCGACTACGACCAAGGGCGTATACCGCTCGTCTTGCGCTTACTTTACAAGCTGCCTTTCTTCTACAAACGTTTCAATCAGCGCATTGTTCGGGTAGAAGTAAAATAA
- the rlmN gene encoding 23S rRNA (adenine(2503)-C(2))-methyltransferase RlmN — protein MEVARKPLMGMNLLELKTVAKELGMPAFTGGQMAKWLYTQHITSIDEMTNLSKANREKLKAAYTIGCKKHIDAQYSKDGTIKYLFPTDDGKFVESVYIPDDDRATLCVSSQVGCKMNCLFCQTGKQGFEGNLSATDILNQIYSLPEREKLTNIVFMGQGEPMDNYDNVLRTTQIMTADYGYAWSPKRITVSSIGVKTKLKRFLEESDCHVAISMHSPIPAERAEIMPGERGMSIADIVELLRNYDFSHQRRLSFEYIVFKGVNDSERHAKEIIKLLKGLDCRINLIRFHTIPNVPLHGVDDKKMEEFRNYLTQHGVFTTIRASRGQDIFAACGLLSTAKKIADERA, from the coding sequence ATGGAAGTCGCAAGGAAACCACTTATGGGAATGAACCTTTTGGAACTGAAAACGGTTGCAAAGGAACTCGGTATGCCTGCCTTTACGGGCGGACAAATGGCAAAGTGGCTCTATACGCAGCATATAACATCGATTGACGAGATGACAAACCTGTCGAAAGCCAATCGCGAAAAGCTGAAAGCGGCTTACACCATAGGTTGCAAAAAGCACATCGACGCACAGTATTCGAAGGACGGAACCATCAAGTATCTGTTTCCAACGGACGACGGAAAGTTTGTAGAGTCGGTGTATATCCCCGACGACGACCGTGCCACGCTCTGCGTTTCGTCGCAAGTGGGCTGCAAAATGAACTGCCTTTTCTGTCAGACAGGCAAGCAAGGCTTCGAGGGAAACCTCTCTGCCACCGACATATTGAACCAGATATACTCGCTGCCCGAGCGCGAAAAGCTAACCAACATCGTGTTTATGGGACAGGGCGAACCGATGGACAACTATGACAATGTATTGCGAACAACGCAGATAATGACTGCCGACTATGGTTATGCGTGGTCGCCAAAGCGCATTACGGTGAGTTCAATCGGTGTGAAGACCAAGCTGAAACGGTTTCTCGAAGAGAGCGACTGCCACGTTGCAATAAGCATGCACTCGCCCATTCCTGCCGAGCGGGCAGAGATTATGCCCGGCGAGCGTGGTATGTCGATTGCCGACATCGTAGAGTTGTTGCGCAATTACGACTTCTCGCACCAACGCCGCTTGTCGTTCGAGTACATCGTTTTCAAAGGTGTGAACGATTCGGAACGCCACGCAAAGGAAATCATAAAGTTGCTGAAGGGGTTGGATTGCAGGATTAACCTGATTCGCTTCCACACCATTCCCAACGTTCCGCTGCACGGCGTAGACGACAAGAAGATGGAGGAGTTCCGCAATTACCTCACCCAGCATGGCGTGTTTACAACCATACGTGCCAGTCGTGGGCAAGATATTTTTGCAGCTTGCGGCTTGCTTTCCACGGCAAAGAAGATTGCTGATGAACGTGCGTAG
- a CDS encoding NCS2 family permease yields the protein MKILEKALGFDPKTMKLRTELIAGVTTFLTMSYILAVNPSILMSTGMSQGALFTATALASAIATLLLAFMAKLPFAQAPSMGLNAFFAYTLCQAMGYSWQNSLAILLIEGIVFILITFFNVREMIFNAIPNNLRYAISAGIGMFIAFIGLKNAGIIVAKEGTFVGLGAFTAPCLLGIFATLLSGILMARKVKGALFWGIIVATIVGIPMGVTMFPDHWLPVSAPQDISPIFCKFDFSGLLNLKTVLVVFSLLIVNIFDTIGTLMGLAEKTGIVREDGSIPRVSEAMMSDAIGTTCGAMLGSSTISTYIESASGIAEGGRSGVTSLVVGGMFLLSLFLSPIFLLIPSAATSGALIMVGVLMLDSVKKINLQDMTEAFPAFITMITMVLCYSIADGICLGILSFAIMKLCTGRWKDLNWTLCILSLLFIINFAFG from the coding sequence ATGAAAATCTTGGAAAAAGCCTTAGGTTTCGACCCTAAAACAATGAAGTTGCGCACCGAACTGATAGCTGGTGTTACGACATTCCTCACGATGAGCTACATTCTGGCAGTGAATCCGTCAATCCTTATGTCCACCGGCATGAGTCAAGGTGCTCTATTTACGGCAACGGCTTTGGCTTCGGCTATTGCAACCTTGCTACTTGCTTTCATGGCAAAGTTGCCTTTTGCACAAGCCCCGTCAATGGGACTCAACGCATTCTTTGCCTATACGCTTTGCCAGGCAATGGGCTATTCGTGGCAAAACTCGCTCGCCATTCTGCTCATCGAGGGCATTGTATTCATCTTGATAACGTTCTTCAACGTGCGGGAAATGATATTCAATGCCATTCCAAACAACCTACGCTATGCCATTTCGGCAGGTATCGGTATGTTCATTGCCTTCATTGGTCTTAAAAATGCAGGAATAATTGTTGCTAAAGAAGGTACTTTCGTGGGCTTGGGTGCTTTCACTGCCCCTTGCCTATTGGGCATTTTCGCCACCTTACTTAGCGGTATTCTTATGGCACGCAAGGTGAAAGGTGCACTGTTCTGGGGCATTATTGTTGCCACAATTGTTGGTATTCCAATGGGTGTTACAATGTTTCCCGACCATTGGCTGCCTGTTTCTGCTCCTCAAGACATTTCACCCATCTTCTGTAAGTTCGACTTTTCTGGCTTATTGAACCTTAAAACAGTTCTCGTTGTCTTCTCATTGCTAATCGTCAATATCTTCGATACCATCGGAACCCTGATGGGTTTGGCTGAAAAAACGGGTATCGTACGCGAAGACGGAAGCATTCCACGTGTCAGCGAAGCGATGATGAGCGATGCCATTGGTACTACTTGCGGAGCCATGCTCGGCAGTTCTACCATCTCTACCTATATAGAAAGCGCAAGCGGAATAGCCGAAGGCGGTCGTTCGGGTGTAACTTCGCTTGTTGTAGGCGGTATGTTCTTACTCTCTTTGTTCCTCTCTCCTATCTTCTTGCTCATACCAAGTGCAGCCACAAGTGGTGCGCTTATCATGGTAGGTGTGCTGATGCTCGACTCTGTAAAGAAGATAAACCTGCAGGATATGACCGAGGCTTTCCCTGCTTTCATAACAATGATAACGATGGTTTTATGCTATTCCATTGCCGATGGTATTTGTCTTGGCATTCTGTCTTTTGCCATTATGAAACTCTGTACAGGTCGTTGGAAAGACTTAAACTGGACACTTTGTATTCTTTCCCTCCTCTTCATCATCAACTTTGCATTTGGATAA
- a CDS encoding DUF4837 family protein: protein MNVRRLFSLVALVAMLLLTSCKNSMFRPASYGKAYEVVVVGDSDSLLYNVLSAPIVGLPQAEPSFDVVEIASEKLQGDSKMVRNIVVLSINQRQKGVSISSRQNVYAQPQVIVTVAAPSLPKLKAFLEKQGQTLRNYLTKVELHRTQADIAKQPNAKAEATIRKMFGIAMRVPADLTASRVGKDFLWLSNNAPSGMVNICLYSIGKGDFRHQRDSVMRRNILGEQRGMYMRTASIASVTRGRGNSVTVRGLWEMKNDAMGGAFVAYWQPKGNRIVVTEAFVYAPETKKRNLVRRLEAALYTRNKQE from the coding sequence ATGAACGTGCGTAGGCTATTTTCGCTCGTTGCACTCGTGGCAATGCTGTTGCTGACGAGTTGCAAGAACAGCATGTTTCGCCCAGCAAGCTACGGCAAAGCCTACGAAGTTGTGGTGGTGGGCGATAGCGACAGCCTTCTGTACAACGTGCTTTCGGCACCGATAGTGGGACTACCGCAGGCAGAACCGTCGTTCGACGTGGTGGAAATAGCGTCCGAAAAGTTGCAGGGCGATAGCAAAATGGTGCGCAACATAGTTGTGCTGTCCATCAATCAACGTCAAAAAGGCGTGAGCATAAGCAGTAGGCAGAACGTGTATGCACAGCCACAGGTTATCGTAACCGTTGCCGCTCCGTCGTTGCCGAAGCTGAAAGCATTCTTGGAAAAGCAGGGGCAAACGTTGCGAAACTACCTTACGAAGGTTGAACTGCACCGCACGCAGGCGGATATAGCGAAGCAACCGAATGCAAAGGCAGAAGCAACGATACGCAAGATGTTTGGCATTGCTATGCGAGTGCCTGCCGATTTAACTGCCAGCAGAGTTGGGAAGGACTTCCTTTGGCTGTCGAACAATGCACCGTCAGGTATGGTTAATATCTGTCTGTACAGCATTGGCAAGGGCGATTTCCGCCATCAGCGCGACAGTGTGATGCGAAGAAACATTCTCGGAGAGCAGAGAGGAATGTACATGCGAACCGCTTCCATCGCTTCAGTAACACGCGGACGGGGCAACTCCGTTACGGTACGGGGGCTTTGGGAAATGAAGAACGACGCCATGGGCGGTGCTTTCGTAGCCTATTGGCAGCCTAAAGGCAATCGCATAGTAGTGACAGAAGCCTTTGTATATGCGCCCGAAACCAAGAAACGGAACCTTGTGCGCCGATTGGAGGCTGCCCTCTATACAAGAAACAAGCAAGAATAA
- a CDS encoding PdxA family protein, translating to MNNNRKVRVAITHGDTNGIGYELIFKAFEEPTMLELCTPIIYGSPKVATYHRNALRLEATFTIINDISEIQDNRINFIPVFDEEIKVELGVPTEESGNAGLLAIDRALADYRAGGFDVLVTAPIENSEQFHFSGQSRYIEDHLPAEEPTLSMLVSEKLRIALATRNLPLKQVAESISIEGLTENGRLLHHSIRRDFRISNPRIALLALNPKAGDNGLLGSEEQEVIEPAIAALEKEGIQAFGPYAADKFFGGSDWEQFDGVLAMYYEQGLTPFRSLTVEGGVNYLAGLPLVRTAPETPANFSIAGKGVADAMPMRHAIFLAIDIFRHRKEYDEPMGNPLAKLYKERRDDSEKVRFAVPKRKEE from the coding sequence ATGAACAACAATAGAAAAGTCCGAGTAGCCATTACGCACGGCGATACGAACGGAATAGGATACGAACTGATATTCAAAGCCTTTGAGGAACCAACGATGTTGGAGCTTTGCACACCTATTATATATGGCTCTCCAAAGGTTGCTACGTATCATCGCAATGCCTTAAGGTTGGAGGCAACCTTCACTATCATCAATGATATAAGCGAGATTCAAGACAATAGAATAAACTTTATACCTGTTTTCGACGAGGAAATAAAGGTGGAACTTGGTGTTCCTACTGAGGAATCGGGCAACGCTGGCTTGCTTGCAATCGACCGTGCATTGGCTGATTACCGTGCAGGGGGCTTCGATGTCTTGGTTACTGCACCGATAGAAAACAGTGAGCAGTTCCATTTCAGTGGGCAGAGCCGATACATTGAAGACCATCTGCCGGCTGAAGAACCAACGCTCTCTATGCTTGTAAGCGAGAAACTGCGCATTGCCTTGGCTACTCGCAACCTGCCGTTGAAGCAAGTTGCAGAGTCTATTTCTATTGAAGGGCTTACCGAAAACGGACGTTTGCTGCACCATAGCATACGCCGCGACTTCCGCATTTCTAATCCGCGCATCGCCCTTTTGGCACTCAATCCGAAGGCAGGCGACAATGGTTTGCTCGGTTCAGAGGAACAAGAGGTGATTGAACCTGCCATTGCAGCACTCGAAAAAGAGGGCATACAGGCTTTCGGACCATACGCTGCGGATAAGTTTTTCGGTGGTAGCGATTGGGAACAGTTCGATGGTGTGCTTGCTATGTACTACGAACAGGGACTCACTCCTTTCCGTTCGCTAACGGTAGAAGGGGGCGTAAACTATCTTGCAGGGCTGCCATTGGTGCGCACTGCACCCGAAACACCTGCCAATTTCAGTATTGCAGGCAAGGGCGTTGCCGATGCTATGCCAATGCGCCACGCCATTTTCCTTGCCATAGACATCTTCCGTCATCGCAAGGAATACGATGAACCGATGGGCAATCCGTTGGCAAAACTCTACAAGGAACGTCGCGACGACAGCGAGAAGGTGCGCTTTGCCGTGCCAAAACGAAAGGAAGAATAA
- a CDS encoding lysylphosphatidylglycerol synthase transmembrane domain-containing protein translates to MKKKYQNGFFLFGIVVLVIMVTQLDFAEVWRGLQHAGYWFFAVVVLWAFLYIFNTTSWYIIIKSQTKGDDKRMVPFWYLYKISVSGFALNYATPGGLMGGEPYRIMELSPHIGVERATSSVLLFVMTHIFSHFWFWLLSIPLFILTQHVSVFMAIMLSVGCVFCLTAIWFFFSGYKKGLAVRGMNLLRHIPGVKKWACRYIEENRERLENIDKQVAALHNQDPKTFFSVVFIELLCRVCSALEVFFILLVLFPSVNYLNCILIISFTTLFANMLFFMPLQLGGREGGFLMSVSGLGLTANAGIFVALIVRLRELIWTAIGLLLIKVSKGK, encoded by the coding sequence ATGAAAAAGAAATATCAGAACGGTTTTTTCCTCTTCGGTATTGTAGTCTTGGTGATAATGGTAACACAATTGGACTTTGCCGAAGTATGGCGTGGACTGCAACACGCAGGCTATTGGTTCTTTGCGGTGGTGGTATTGTGGGCTTTTCTTTATATTTTCAATACTACCTCTTGGTATATCATCATCAAAAGTCAGACCAAAGGCGACGACAAACGTATGGTTCCGTTCTGGTATCTCTATAAAATCAGCGTCTCAGGGTTTGCCCTGAACTATGCCACACCGGGTGGATTGATGGGTGGCGAGCCTTATCGCATTATGGAATTGTCGCCCCATATAGGCGTAGAACGTGCAACCTCGTCGGTGCTCTTGTTTGTTATGACGCATATTTTCAGTCATTTCTGGTTCTGGTTGCTTTCCATTCCGCTCTTCATTCTTACGCAGCACGTCAGTGTTTTTATGGCTATTATGCTCTCTGTGGGCTGTGTTTTCTGTCTGACAGCTATTTGGTTCTTCTTCTCCGGGTATAAAAAGGGACTTGCTGTCCGCGGTATGAATCTCCTGCGACATATCCCTGGCGTTAAGAAATGGGCGTGCCGGTACATCGAAGAGAACCGCGAACGGTTGGAAAACATCGATAAACAGGTGGCAGCACTGCACAATCAAGACCCAAAGACATTCTTTTCGGTGGTGTTTATCGAACTTCTGTGCCGTGTTTGCAGTGCTCTTGAAGTTTTCTTCATATTGCTTGTGCTGTTTCCAAGCGTGAATTACCTGAACTGTATTCTCATTATTTCCTTTACAACACTGTTTGCCAACATGCTGTTTTTTATGCCTTTGCAACTCGGTGGGCGCGAAGGTGGCTTCCTGATGTCGGTCTCTGGCTTAGGACTTACAGCCAATGCAGGCATCTTTGTAGCCCTTATCGTGCGTCTTAGAGAACTTATTTGGACAGCCATAGGGCTGTTGCTTATCAAGGTTTCTAAAGGAAAATGA